A region from the Bactrocera dorsalis isolate Fly_Bdor chromosome 1, ASM2337382v1, whole genome shotgun sequence genome encodes:
- the LOC105229213 gene encoding LOW QUALITY PROTEIN: uncharacterized protein LOC105229213 (The sequence of the model RefSeq protein was modified relative to this genomic sequence to represent the inferred CDS: inserted 2 bases in 1 codon), producing MGQYKFGRVIVWLENERSEIIELCRAIQCYSCESVYHSRCGDDFDEENYFKLDCSHVPPPRFLSDDLDLRNATGCMKRSYKVGDLLRIERNCFFGDMDDTDSGCQLEPATEQAEXDNEDFRNHSHQLKAWPQYLAIISFAFTAKFLNWLS from the exons ATGGGGCAGTACAAATTCGGACGCGTGATTGTGTGGTTGGAAAACGAGCGTTCCGAAATTATTGAATTATGCCGT GCCATCCAATGTTACTCATGTGAATCCGTCTACCACTCCAGATGTGGGGATGACTTCGACGAGGAAAACTATTTCAAATTGGATTGCTCGCATGTTCCGCCACCACGTTTTCTAAGTGACGACTTGGATTTGCGAAACGCAACAGGTTGTATGAAGCGATCTTATAAAG TGGGAGATCTGCTGAGGATCGAACGCAATTGCTTTTTCGGTGACATGGACGACACGGACAGCGGTTGCCAACTGGAACCAGCCACAGAACAAGCGGA CGATAATGAAGACTTCCGCAATCACAGTCACCAACTGAAGGCATGGCCGCAGTATTTAGCGATCATCTCCTTTGCGTTTACGGCGAAATTCTTGAATTGGCTGagctaa